AGCACACAGATGGCCACCTGTCTGTTAAGTTAAAAGTTTCCATTATTTTCTCAGGATAGCCACAGTGGAACCTTGAGAAGCTTCTTCGTTTTTTTCCCTGTCACCAAGAATTGGCGATTCACGAGTCACAGGAGTTTGTAATAAATAACCCACATTGATTTCTCTGTTCCGGAATGATCTGGCTTCCCTTCCTCCCACAGCCCTGACACTTGTCCCAGAGGCAGTGTTAGAAAATCATTTACAAAGTGGCACAGAATCCCTGTTCTGCTAAGGATATAAATCCAGGTGGGATAGAGCAGGCCTGCGGCGAGGAACCTAGGACTTCTAGTTCCTGAGCTTTCAGACAAACACTTTTTCCAGGGGCGTGAATCCAGATCCTAGAAGCATCGGCAGCAGGGAATGGCCATGGAGAAGCTGTTATGGTGTGTCCTGGTGTTGCTTGGCTTCTCTAATGCTTTTGACCAGAAAGGTAGGAGGTTCCACAGACGATGTCAGAGATGTGATGGGAGGGGTAGGGATGGGGTGGGGCCTCAGATTATACAAACGGAATTCAGAGGAACATTCCGTATGCAagagagggcaggggctggggagaggagagCTGGGGAAATGGTGGGTTTGCTTCTTGATCCCAAGCTGTATTTGTGAAAGAGGGGCAGATCTTGGTGATCTGAGAAACTTCTCATCTCTGATTGGTTTTCTGTCTCACAGACATGTCTAGGAAGGCCTTTGTGTTTCCCAAAGTGTCGGATGATTCCTATGTATCCCTGAAAGCCCAGTTAAAGGAGCCACTGAAAGCCTTCACCGTGTGCTTCCACATCTACACCGAACTGGCCCTGACCCGGGATTACAGTATTTTCTCTTACGCGACCAAGAAACAATTTAATGATATCCTCATATTTTGGTCGTTCAATAAAGGATACCTTCTTTCCGTGGGTGGGTCTGGAATATTTTTCAAGGCTCCCGAAGTTACTATGGCTCCAGTACACATCTGTACCAGCTGGGAGTCCATCACAGGGATCGCAGAGCTCTGGGTAGACGGGAAGCCCATGGTGAGGAAGAGTCTGAATAAGGGCTACTCTGTGGGGACAGAGGCAAGCATCGTCCTGGGACAGGATCAAGATTCATTTGGCGGAGGCTTTGAGGCAAACCAGTCTTTGGTGGGAGACCTTGGAGATGTGAACATGTGGGACTTCGTGTTGACTCCAGATCAGATCAACATGGTGTACGTTGGTGGGACCTTCAGTCCTAATGTCCTGGACTGGAAGGCACTGACATATGAAGCTCACGGTGAGGTGTTCGTCAAGCCCCAGCTGTGGCCGTGAGTTCTGAATGTGGATGTTGGTGACCACACCTCATGGGCCCCCTGTCTGTCGCTAGGGACCTTTGCCCCCGATGCGTGCCGAAGGTCTGCTCTGTGAACATAAACCTTTGCTTTTCTGCTCTGTCTTCCTCAGCACCAGAGGGCAGAATTGAATTGTCTGGCTTGGGGGCTCGTGAACCACGATGGGGAGCTTTGTCCAGATGAATCACGAttgtagatgttttttttttgtttgcatatttactttttaagtgaACGGATTTCAGAAATCATCTCTTACCCTCAAATGGATGAGAAGATTGATACCcacagaaaggagaagagaatttttaaaaagtcgcAGGGCAGGGACATCTCTGAGATGGGAATTCCTACCCAGGGTCCCCCAGAAAGTAGAAGGTACTTGCCTGAGTTCACAGGGCTTTTCCATCTCGGAGCTAGGACTTTAGCAGAGGTTTGCAGAATGCTCATCACTATATCATGGATCTAGGTCTTCTGATGTGGAAAACCCATTAATACTGTGCATTGCCTCCACTTTCTCAAAGTACCCGGGAAAGGCAGTTGAAATTGCCGTGGCAGAGAAAGCCTGGCTTCTCCCCTGGGACAAATGAGATACACGGGTATAGTTATTTCAGTTATTATTGCCTAGGACTTACGTAacaatagtttttatttgcttacaatgttttcttgattttatggTTTTTCTGGGAAATTCTTTTCCTACTCCATGTGTGGAGCTGTGAGTGCCTCCACCAACGTATCCAGAGTGGGCTTGTGACCCAAGCTGTCCTATCAGGGTATCCATGACTCACTTCCCTAGGGAGGGGTTGTTTTTGGTTGTTTCTGTGTTCCAAACAGGACAAATTAGTCCTTCCAAGGATTGTGTTATGGACTTCAGGAGGCAACATCTTTCTGGAATTCCAAGCTAAGAGGGTGTGAGCCTGGACCTCTAGCAGTCATCTTGGTTACCACATGGAGACAATGAAGAAAGAAGCCATGTTGGGACTTTAAGAGTGGAGAGGCTGACAGAATGATGCAGAATTGACTATATTGAGTCtctaaatcagttttttttttctggaaaagaaCCTGCACCTGGACTTCCCAGGTTCATTATCCAATAAAGCCCCTGtttactccaataaattggaCCTGTTTTCTGGTGGTTGCTTTGTAAGCTGGGACTAACTTTTCTAATGCATTACCGAAACCAAAGCCCAGTTTAGACTGACAATTACTGTCTTGTGAGAACATATCCATGGTACTCTACTGTCTCTTGGAGTCTCCTGTAAGGGTTCTCTCTGACCAGTGTGGCCCTTCTTTTGAGAGAGCTGGACATTCATGTGGGGTCAGTTGTGGGCTTTTGAATACTTCCACTTTATCATTATTCCAGTTTGAGGAACAAAAACGAAAGGTCATTGAGAACCAGCAATCTGCTGTCAGTTTCAGTGCAAGAATGCATTCACCCTGGTCTTCTAacagtttcttcttctttgacTGTTTTGTAGTTAATACATGCCTAAACATTATATACCATAAAAATACAACTTGCTAGAACTTGCCCGGGTTGGCAGCAATAAGGTCTCTGGTTTGCTAAGAATTATGTTCAGAACATTAGGAGGATGAACAGAAAATCTTTGAAGTAAATTaatttatgagtattgatttcCATAATTGACGTTTGATAACCATTTAGAAGCACAAACATTAATGAGATATATTCTTGGGCAAAAATGTGAGTGTAGCCATTCTCTGTTGTCCAATAAGGACAGATCCATAGACCCTGACACATCAGCTAGCAGAAGAGAGGACTGACACTCTTTTCCAGTTGCAGAATCCAGTCAAGAGATATGTCTTAATTATAGAAGGCCATCCCCACTCTCCAGGGATGTGGGCTGAGCtaatattttcttcagaattcAATTATCGGTACGTTCCTATACATGGTCTACTGGACAGCCTCTGGCCCTAATAATTTTAGCCAAGAAAATTTTAATAGCTGGTGTTTGCATTCAGCGAACATTAGAAAATCTTAATAAAGCATtcctataatatttaaatttaagcaGTTTAGTTTACTGGTGGATACTTGAATGTAATCTTGTTGGAAAATGTATCCCTAGTTAACAGGTGAGTTGTCATATCATAGAGTTGTTACATGTGATCCAATTAAAAATTAGATGACGTCTGCCAAAAAGAATGATTTCGGTTTGGGCATGTTGGTGGTCATCTTTAAAGAAGGATCTAGTGCAACTAGACTCAGGGTATCCCAGTAGCCCTGTGCTTCTTGTGCATTCAGGGAGGTCCCCTTTACCTTTCATCCACATAGTCAAGTGATCTCCTAAGGCTCCTTCATGGTCCTGAGGATGATAATTGCCTAATCACCCAAGGCAGATCACACGCAcacagtcttgtttttttttcttaccagggATTTGACCCCAGGGTGCCTAACCACTGGgccgcatctccagccctttttattttattttattttgagacagggtcttgctaagttgcttagggtctcgctaaattgctgaggctagctttgaacttgtgcttttcctgcctcagcctctcgagatGCTGGGATTTCTGGTGTATGCCACTACCTCCGGCACACAGACAATCTTAGTACCCTACACTTACTAAGCTCTTTaccatgtgctaggcactgttctaCCCCCTTTACATATATTTACTTGTTTGACAACCCTAGGAAGTAAAGGCTGTTTTATAGTCATATTTTACAGGCAAAGAAGGTTAGGTCTGGAGAGGTTCATTGACTTACTCAGCTATGATTTGAACTGAGGCAGTCTGGCCCTAGGGCCTGGTGATTCTAACCACTTTGTCTACTACCATGTGCAGCAAAAGTTCATATCCCGTACTTAGCCTCCTTTGAGGACACAGAGTGTGGGACATGTGTTTCCATATAGGGAGGCCATTGCAGGATGCCATATATCCAGAAGGTTAACTGACATGACCGGTGCACTGATAATCTTCCtacttaaaattttgttcatatgtTTGGTAGCATGACTTGCACATAGAAATCCCATTTGACCTCAGCATCCACATAACATTAGGCGGCCTATGCCTGTGCTACACTGTCAAAGTTCTGTTTTGACCTGGACCCATCCAACTCTTTCCCCGGCCTGTATACCTAGAGGTAATTTCATGGGAACCATTCATCAAAGGCATGGGATCACATGAGAATTCCCAGTGGACCAGGTGGTACCCAACTTCAGATGCTAATTAGAATTACCCagagggctttaaaaaaaatcccctggTCTTGGCTTCACCTCAAATTATTACATCAGGTTCTTTGGTAGCAAGACCAGTTGAGAGTATCTCTAAAGCTTCTCAGGTGATTATAGTGTATAGCTGAGTCTCCAGCAGTGGAGGATGGGGTGCCACGGTTTCAGGCTGAGTGGTAGCTTTGAAATGACTGCAGTCACAGCTGTTGTCCCTGACAGTTCACAGTGTTGTTTCTGACCAATGTGCCCCTGGCTTCCTCCTTTCCCTGTGTTACAGGGGTTTTGGTTCGAATGTGGGGAGCGTGCCCAGCTCTCTCTTTCAGCACTGGAGTTTAGAGTTGTAAGCTGCTCTAGGCTTAAATCAAGTAAAAGGACAGCCCTGTATTTAGTGtgttatttattcaataaagCCGTGCTGTGATAACAAACATTCTGCTTGTCTAaccatgttttccttttctccctatGATTGTTACTTTGGATCCAGGCAATTTGTGGTGTTTGTCTGAACTTCTGGGGCTTTAAATCAGGGAGGAACCAAAGTGCCAACATATTGTAGAAAGGCTGAGAtccttgaatatttttgttggaGCATCACAAGCAAAGAGAGAGGCCTCTGATGCAACCTACCTGAGGGAAGGGGGAGGTCACATTGCAAGCACCCAGGGCTCTGTGATTGACGGGAGAAGTTACAGGATGGTGTTGGCAGATGGCTGGAACGAGGGGAGGCTGTGAACTGGTTCAGAGGGGAGGTCTCTcagattctttctctctcttgctttagTTCTTGCTCTCCTgatctccctccttttctctttaagACTTGCTCAGTTTGTCCATTTGGAAGGTAGCTCCAATAATGCAGTGGGATCCATGAAATTAATAACAACTCCAGTGTCCACCCATTATCTTGTTTTCCATGTTCCTTTGACTGACCTGGGGAGCCCAGATATTACCAAGAGGATAATTTTGGTATTGAGAAAACATTGTCTTCCTTCTTTGTCCCAATATTTTCACCTGtttaaaatcatgaatatatCTTTTAAAGGACAAGTGGTTAGATTGAGAGGTCAGAAGCTTTTGCAGCAATTACATTAagccagttttatatttttaaaatcagacgTGAGAAGTTTGGGAAAGGGTGATCTAAAGATTtaattacagggctggggtgatgcacatgcctgtaatcccagcaatttgggaggatgaggcaggaggattgcaagttcaaggcagccttaggaacttagcaagaccctgtctcaaaagataaaaagtattGGAGATGTGcattagtggtagagctctcctgggtttaaatccctggtacaggaaaaaaaatgatttaactataaattattaaaaattaaaccattctagaaacaatctctctctctccctctctctctctctctgaactggtgattgaaaccagggccacttaaccactgaaccatgtccccagtcccttttttatattttatctaaagacagggtcccactgagttacctagagccttgccaagttgctgggctggttttgaacttgggatcctcctgcctcagtctcgaaagctgctgaaattacaggtgtgggccaccgtgcctggctatcTTCACATTGAATAgtcctttttctttgtgtgtttacAATATGCTACCTACATCTGAGCTGATTCTTCTAGTCAATAGAGAAGTAACCTCTATTATTAATTTCTCATTGAATATCAATAGGCAGATGAATATCTCATGATGAGATCACAATGAATAAACTTGAGATTCTTTTTACATGAAATTatgatgatatataaatatatatataaaagatatatatatatatatatatataaaagtatattgcCTAATGGATACTGTACCTCTGTTTTAGTCATTCTGGGCATAAAGCCAAATGGCCACATTCTGATTGGGTGTCCTATTCATAACAGGAAATAGTAATTTTTGGAGCTTCAAGGACTACCATTCTTTATTCcctttttccttgtttcttaattaaacacacacacatgcacacacgcagaTACATGCGCACTTCATTTTAGAAGCAATCCAACCACATTACGGAAATgttgcaggagaaaaaaaaatctacattattCCTCTAATAGTAGTACATGGTTTGGAAGTATtggagttcttttttctttttaaatatagtgTATATacaattcttttagtttttcttttctttaaccaGAAGCATTTTTACTTGTTATAACATAAAGTTCACAGCTAACTTTTAAAGTGGTAATCCATTCTGATTAGTGGATggagatatatgtatatacaatttACTTaaacattctcaattttccaatttttcagGGTACTAAGTAATGTTAAATGGTTTTCTTTATGAATAAAGCCTCTCTTTTATCTCTCCTATTTTACATAATTTCCCAGGTTGTGATGGTTCTAATTTACCGGGTCATACCACATAGAGCTGTTGGAACACCAGCCGGCACTGTGGAGTCTCTAATAAATAACCCATATTGATCTCTCATTTGGTGATTTATCTTGCTCTCTTTGCTCTTAGAGCTTTGATTCATGGCTTCAAGGGACAATTCTGGAAAATCATTTACCAGCTGAGACACCTGACTACAGCACATTTAAGGTCAAGGTGGAGCAGATCTGAGACGGAGGGATCTCAAATGTCCAAACCCAGAATCTCAGCcactgatactttttttttttcaggaggaTAATTCAAATTCTGCTCACACGGACAGCAGGGAGGGAGCGTGGAGTTTCCCAGGCTTGTAGCATGAAGTTGTCTGTGTTTCTCGTCTTCATCAGTCTCCCTAGAGATTTTCCCCAGGCAAGTACTGCTTCAGATGGGAGCTGGGATCTCATCCTCAGATGCAGTTGTGATTATATCAACCTGTTAGGGAAAAGGGCCAGCTGAGGTGTGGAACTGGTCTGGGGAAGAGGTCAGTCTGTGGTTTCTAAATTCAACATCTCTGGATATGGAgagagaattcatttttttttttttttgtggcctaACAAGCTTACCCAATGATCTTattttccctctgtctctctctcttttttataccATGAACATGAACACAAAAGCCTTTGTGTTGCCCAGAGTTACATGATTCCTTTGTGAATCTGACTATGGACAAAAGGATCCACTGGAGACCTTCCCCATGTGCCTTGGCACCCACAGGGACCTGGCCCAGGAAGGTTGCCTTTTCTCTCAATACTAGATAATGAGAGCCACCTCTTCAGGCAAAAAACTGGAGGATGCAGCATATCCCTGGTGCATTCTCCTAAGAATTCTCCTGTACTGTTGCCCCTCTGTGTTAGCTGGGTGTACACGTTGGGGATCACAGAGCTCTGGGTGGACAGGAAGCCCATAGTGAAGAGGAGTCTGAATAAGGGACACTTGGTGGGGACAGAGGTAAATACCATTCTGGGACAGGATCAGGATTTATTTGATGGAGGCTTTGATGCAGACCAGTTTGGTGGGAGACTTGGAGATGTGAACATGTGGGACTTTGTGCTGACTCCAGATCAGATCGACATGGTGTATGTTAATGGGACCTTCAGTCCCCCTGTCCTGAACTGGTGAGCACATGGTGAGGTATTCAGCAAGCCCCTGCTGTGGGTCCTGAAGGTGCATCTTGGGGACCACACCTTACATTTTCCTGTCTGGTCTGATCTTTTTAGTCCACATATAGGGCTCTCGTGCCCTGCAACGGGTGCTGTATTTCCCCTCCTCTGCATCTACTCTGTTAAGCCTGGTATACAGTACGGCACAGAGCATCCCACTCCTGGCTGCGCCTTAAAATCACCAGGTAACACAAAAGGccaattaaatatgattttctgGATGTCAGAACCAAgcatctgtgtttttaaaagcgCTCCAAGTGATTCCAATGTTTGGACAAGGCTGGGAGCATTGCATTTATGTGTCTGTTTAAGAGCAAAAaaagccaaccttttcttctaaaAGATTGCCTGCCTCTAACTATAGTCCTGCCAAAAATTTCATTTGTCTTAATAGATACACTCACCACGATTTATTGTGCTTTATTGCATTAACTAAAGGACACGGGAATATAATTTTTCCAGCATTCAGCCCCAACATCAGGATGTGATCATTATAAATTAGAATCATCTTTACTTCTTTAATCTTTTCAATTTGAAGAtccaaaaatttaagaaatgtgtTGTTGTTGATTCtgtttaatttattctatttttttttctttcaggatgGCCAAATTTCATTATgtgaaatttccattgtttttccttttcatttaacaCCACTAAGATCACATTTATCTCTGTCTTTTATCCTTATATCTtgggagagttttttttttttcaaaattgtcctCCATATTACTGATTTTCTTACTTTGTAGATTGGGAGACTTACTATTTCTAATGCCATTTAAATTCTGCAATGCTTTTTGAGTTGCCTGAAGTTCTTTTTagatttggtattttttttttccaactctcAACTTTCATCAAGTCTCTTTTTGCTTCAATTCACTTAAGAGATTAATGCATGCAATTGCTGtctaaagttttctaaaatttcctgtattaatctttttaagtaagtttttttcaattgtttgatTTAAATGCTGATATATTTCAGTACTCTTTGATCTTGCTATTTGTTTAGATATAATGTGAATGTCCCTTCCTGCTTACCTGACCACTTTTAGGTTCTCTGGACCTTAGCTAGCTTACTGATGGGTTTTTGGTTATACTCAGTGTTGCTAATTATTTAGCTCCAGGACTGACCTCGTGAAACTCTCCTTTAAGGGGCCCTTCACCTCCACAAATTTCTGTCAATTGTCCTTGACTCTTAGGTATGTCCTTGAGTTTTAGGTATGTGTGTCTTCACATCTCTTGAAGGGATGACTTAAAGTACTGGGGAGGACACACTTAATAACACTAGTATAATTGGGCAAGACTAAGTCTCGGGTTCTTTTGGAGAGGGGGATGACCTGGGGAAGCTTTCCTGTCCCATAGACTGGCTCCTCCCCTTGGGACTGGTGTCATGTCCCAAGTCTGGTCCAGCCAGGGGGCCCAGTGTCACAATATATGACAGCTCCCTTTAGGGCTTCTGGATCTTTCACTCTCCACCAGGTGTAAAGCAGATGAAGAGTCTTGTGGTTTTGCCTTGAAGCTTAAATGTGGAAGGGGAAAGTTTTAGGATGGCCATGCTCGTTTTACATCCAAGTGGGGTTCTTCCAATCCAGCTTTGTTGGCCACAAGGCGGATGGTGCCGTGATCCTTGAGTGTCTATTTCTCAGTTCATTCTGTACAGGGGAAACAGTAAGATTGTCCCCTCAAAGTCCTAATAGTACCATGGAGACAAATGGAAGCTCCTCTGTTAAGAGGTTCTTCACCTTCAAGCAACCAGAGTGGGTGCTGGGTGGGAATTCAGACTCAGAAGACCAGTAACAACATGGTGGGTGAACCCGCCTGGAGGTCGTGCCAAGGGTTGATGGTCATTGGGAATGGACTTGGATTTTCCAGCCAGGGCAGGTTATACTGCAGTTTCAAATCAAAATGTTGTGAAGTTTTGCAGGAGCTGGGACAGGCTCATCTCAAAGCAAGCTGAGCTTTGATTCCCAGAGTCTCTgacttttgtctttttggtgCCAGAACTAGATCCATTCTTATCaagatattttttataaatcctgttgtgaattgtgctgctataaacattggtgtggctgtatcccggtagtatgctgtttttaaaccTTTTAGGTGTAGACCGAGGAGGACCCAGTCTATGGGACAGGAAAGTTTCCCCAGGTCATCTCCCTCTCCAAAAGAACCCAACACTTAGTCTTGCCCAATACATTTTTTCTCATGTTCAAGGTCAAAGAAGGACTGTTGAGGGTCTGTACTGTACACTTGCACACTCATTTGTAATTTCTTAAggcattccttttaaaatatcaaacttGATTT
This genomic interval from Urocitellus parryii isolate mUroPar1 chromosome 11, mUroPar1.hap1, whole genome shotgun sequence contains the following:
- the Crp gene encoding C-reactive protein, with the translated sequence MAMEKLLWCVLVLLGFSNAFDQKDMSRKAFVFPKVSDDSYVSLKAQLKEPLKAFTVCFHIYTELALTRDYSIFSYATKKQFNDILIFWSFNKGYLLSVGGSGIFFKAPEVTMAPVHICTSWESITGIAELWVDGKPMVRKSLNKGYSVGTEASIVLGQDQDSFGGGFEANQSLVGDLGDVNMWDFVLTPDQINMVYVGGTFSPNVLDWKALTYEAHGEVFVKPQLWP